In the Blastopirellula marina genome, one interval contains:
- the nirB gene encoding nitrite reductase large subunit NirB, with protein sequence MVTDDQQTIVVIGNGMVGHRFVEKLVDFDQARQYKIVTFCEEPRAAYDRVGLTSFFAHRDAEKLMIARLEWYQEHGVELHLGDRAHKIDRDKQVVYSEKGAKIAYDYVVLATGSYPFVPPVDGINMHGVYVYRTIEDLEKIIEHGKTAKTCAVIGGGLLGLEAAKAAFDLGMKTHVIEFAPRLMPRQVDDRGSKLLVQKIEELGVDVHLNKGTKLVQGDGKVEKMVFTDDTELDVDMIIVSAGIRPRDDVAKEAGLDIGPRGGVSVDDLLRTSDPKIFAIGEVALHSGMIYGLVAPGYEMAEIVAGNLCGKDLKFSGTDLSTKLKLMGVDVASFGNYEASEDVSTSLVVEDPFQGNYKKLLFSKDGKTLLGGILVGDASEYGTLSVFAKSGDALPCSPSDLMGTSGNGGGASALGGAESMPDSAQICSCNNVTKGQICAAIRDNDLMTPAEVKKCTSAGGGCGGCMPLVTDILTAELAAAGKTLSKDLCEHFAYSRQELFEIVKIKEIKTFDDLLASHGKGDGCEICKPAAASIFASLWNDHILEASHKTLQDTNDRFLANIQRDATYSVVPRVAGGEITPDKLIVLGQVAKKYNLYTKITGGQRVDLFGAKVQDLPDIWSELIDAGFESGHAYGKAVRTVKSCVGSTWCRYGVGDSVGFAIQIENRYRGIRAPHKLKFAVSGCVRECAEAQGKDVGLIATENGYNLYVCGNGGASPRHADLLVADIDEETAVKYMDRFLMYYIMTADKLTRTSVWLEKMEGGLDHIRDVVINDSLNICEELEARMQMLVDTYQCEWKTVVEDPEKRAFFKQFVNTDESELGIEIITERDQQRPADWPDNSVNLVELKGLNGETISHDLPAEEELTWVSMGNEADFPLNGGAAVKYGDVQIAIFRATTHSDWYACQNMCPHKNAFVLSRGIIGDAGGVPKVACPLHKKTFSLESGECLSGEDFKLQTFQVKVEDGTVFVQLPPQETLNATLGTKLHCISACDAEKSRQMALIGG encoded by the coding sequence ATGGTGACAGACGATCAGCAAACCATTGTGGTGATCGGCAACGGAATGGTCGGGCACCGATTCGTCGAGAAGCTCGTCGACTTCGATCAAGCACGGCAATACAAAATCGTCACCTTCTGCGAAGAACCAAGAGCTGCCTACGATCGCGTCGGGCTGACGTCCTTCTTTGCCCATCGCGATGCGGAAAAGCTGATGATTGCCCGGCTCGAGTGGTACCAGGAACATGGCGTCGAACTGCACCTGGGTGACCGAGCCCATAAAATCGACCGCGACAAGCAGGTCGTCTATTCCGAAAAAGGGGCCAAGATCGCATACGACTATGTTGTTCTGGCAACCGGCTCGTATCCGTTCGTGCCGCCGGTGGATGGGATCAACATGCACGGCGTCTACGTTTACCGCACAATCGAAGACCTCGAGAAGATCATTGAACACGGCAAGACGGCCAAAACGTGTGCTGTGATTGGCGGTGGCCTGCTGGGCCTGGAGGCGGCTAAAGCGGCTTTCGACCTGGGTATGAAAACCCACGTGATTGAGTTTGCACCGCGACTGATGCCTCGCCAGGTAGACGACCGCGGATCGAAGCTGCTGGTGCAAAAGATCGAAGAGCTCGGGGTCGATGTTCACTTGAACAAGGGAACCAAGCTGGTCCAAGGAGATGGCAAAGTCGAGAAGATGGTCTTCACCGACGACACGGAACTGGACGTCGATATGATCATCGTCTCGGCCGGTATTCGCCCACGCGACGACGTGGCAAAGGAAGCCGGTCTCGATATCGGACCGCGTGGTGGTGTTTCGGTCGACGATCTCCTGCGAACGTCCGATCCCAAAATCTTCGCCATCGGCGAGGTCGCTCTTCACTCTGGAATGATCTACGGCCTGGTCGCGCCTGGCTACGAAATGGCTGAGATCGTCGCTGGCAACCTGTGCGGCAAAGATCTGAAATTCAGTGGAACGGATCTTTCGACCAAGCTGAAACTGATGGGAGTGGATGTCGCCAGCTTCGGTAACTACGAAGCCAGCGAGGACGTCAGCACATCGCTGGTCGTCGAAGATCCCTTCCAGGGCAACTACAAGAAGCTGTTGTTCAGCAAAGATGGTAAGACTTTGCTGGGGGGCATCTTGGTTGGTGATGCCTCGGAGTATGGTACGCTGTCAGTCTTCGCGAAAAGTGGTGATGCTTTACCTTGTTCCCCGAGCGACTTAATGGGAACCAGTGGGAACGGCGGCGGTGCTTCCGCCCTGGGTGGTGCCGAGAGCATGCCGGACAGCGCCCAGATCTGTTCGTGCAACAACGTCACCAAAGGTCAAATCTGCGCGGCCATTCGTGACAACGACTTGATGACCCCTGCCGAAGTCAAGAAGTGCACTTCAGCGGGTGGTGGCTGCGGCGGTTGTATGCCGCTGGTAACCGATATCCTTACAGCCGAACTGGCCGCGGCTGGCAAGACGCTGAGCAAAGACCTGTGCGAACACTTCGCCTACTCGCGGCAAGAGCTGTTCGAGATCGTCAAAATCAAAGAGATCAAAACGTTCGACGACCTGTTGGCTTCTCACGGCAAGGGAGATGGCTGCGAGATCTGCAAGCCAGCCGCCGCGTCGATCTTTGCCTCGCTCTGGAATGACCATATTCTGGAAGCATCGCACAAAACCCTGCAAGACACCAACGACCGCTTCCTGGCCAACATTCAGCGCGACGCGACCTATAGCGTCGTTCCGCGCGTGGCTGGCGGCGAGATCACGCCCGACAAGTTGATTGTCTTGGGCCAAGTGGCCAAGAAGTACAACCTTTATACGAAGATCACCGGCGGCCAGCGTGTCGACCTGTTTGGTGCCAAGGTGCAAGACCTGCCAGATATCTGGTCGGAACTGATTGATGCCGGCTTCGAGAGTGGTCATGCCTACGGTAAAGCCGTCCGTACGGTGAAGAGTTGTGTTGGCAGTACCTGGTGCCGGTATGGCGTTGGTGATTCGGTGGGCTTCGCGATTCAAATCGAAAACCGTTACCGCGGGATCCGCGCCCCCCACAAGCTGAAATTCGCCGTGAGTGGTTGCGTTCGCGAATGTGCCGAAGCCCAAGGGAAAGACGTTGGCCTGATTGCGACTGAGAACGGCTATAACCTGTATGTCTGCGGCAATGGTGGAGCAAGTCCTCGTCACGCCGATCTGCTGGTCGCCGACATCGACGAAGAAACAGCGGTGAAGTACATGGATCGTTTTCTGATGTACTACATCATGACGGCCGATAAGCTGACCCGCACCAGCGTTTGGCTTGAGAAGATGGAAGGAGGCCTCGACCACATCCGCGACGTGGTGATTAACGACTCGCTAAACATCTGCGAAGAGCTGGAAGCCCGAATGCAGATGCTGGTCGATACGTACCAGTGCGAGTGGAAGACGGTCGTTGAAGACCCTGAGAAGCGAGCCTTCTTCAAGCAGTTCGTCAACACCGACGAAAGCGAACTGGGTATCGAGATCATCACCGAACGTGATCAACAGCGTCCTGCCGACTGGCCTGATAACAGCGTCAATCTGGTCGAGCTCAAAGGGCTCAACGGCGAAACAATCTCGCATGATCTGCCGGCCGAAGAAGAGCTTACTTGGGTAAGCATGGGCAACGAGGCCGACTTCCCGCTCAACGGCGGTGCCGCGGTGAAGTATGGCGACGTTCAAATTGCTATCTTCCGGGCGACGACGCATAGCGACTGGTATGCCTGCCAGAACATGTGCCCACACAAGAATGCGTTCGTTCTTTCGCGCGGCATTATTGGCGATGCCGGAGGGGTCCCGAAAGTCGCCTGCCCGCTGCATAAGAAGACCTTCTCGCTCGAGTCTGGCGAATGCCTTTCCGGCGAGGACTTCAAGTTGCAGACCTTTCAAGTCAAGGTCGAAGACGGAACGGTCTTCGTGCAACTTCCACCACAAGAAACATTGAACGCCACCCTGGGCACCAAGCTTCACTGCATTTCAGCGTGCGATGCCGAGAAGAGCCGCCAGATGGCACTCATCGGGGGTTG
- a CDS encoding multiheme c-type cytochrome: MVTFLSVATILLAGTFGCSQSTEVGQAESSALQAPEKNRVDVGAAAPIPMIEAAPGRNSEIVQTGAEMPLGQQGNSSVQPIAMPSEIAMMDASEEEKESPKIPRRELFEGWNKPQLALFLTGQQHGYIEPCGCTGLDNQKGGLMRRQTFLNQLRNDRGWDVVALDVGNQVRRFGRQPEIKFQTTAEGLKKMGYEAVSFGPDDLRLSVDEVFAAVASEDPDNIKYISSNASLLGFTPKHRIVEAGGKKIGITGVLGAKEQQKISNSEVEMGDPMQELAASWNALKAENCGLYVLLSHASLEESRQFAKAFPGFQIVVTAGGAGEPTLQPEIVEGTNTQMIQVGTKGMYVGVVGLFNDPQQPFRYERVALDARFKDSEEMLRLLASYQKQLETLGLDGLGIRPQPHNSGHTFVGSESCEECHSEAYEVWANSKHSHATDTLVHPPERFEVPRHFDPECLACHVTGWNPELYLPYRSGYLGLETTPNMKSVGCENCHGPGSHHVASQNGEGGFTEEQTAMFANQMRLPLESARDTCLKCHDLDNSPDFHVKGAFEKYWEEIKH, from the coding sequence ATGGTCACCTTTCTCTCGGTAGCGACCATCCTGCTAGCTGGCACTTTTGGCTGCAGCCAATCTACGGAAGTCGGCCAGGCGGAATCCTCTGCTCTGCAAGCCCCCGAGAAAAATCGCGTCGACGTCGGGGCGGCTGCGCCGATACCCATGATCGAAGCCGCACCAGGCAGAAATTCCGAGATTGTCCAAACCGGTGCCGAGATGCCACTGGGGCAGCAAGGGAACTCGAGCGTCCAACCGATCGCGATGCCATCGGAGATTGCGATGATGGATGCTTCGGAAGAGGAGAAGGAATCGCCCAAGATCCCACGTCGTGAACTTTTCGAGGGTTGGAACAAGCCTCAGCTCGCATTGTTTCTGACCGGACAGCAGCACGGATACATCGAGCCTTGCGGATGCACAGGCCTCGACAATCAAAAAGGGGGACTGATGCGGCGTCAGACCTTCCTGAATCAATTGCGTAACGATCGGGGCTGGGATGTGGTGGCGTTGGATGTCGGCAACCAGGTCCGTCGCTTCGGACGCCAGCCAGAAATCAAGTTCCAGACCACCGCCGAAGGCTTGAAGAAGATGGGTTATGAAGCAGTCAGCTTCGGCCCCGATGACCTGCGACTCTCGGTGGATGAAGTCTTCGCCGCGGTTGCCTCGGAAGATCCCGACAACATCAAGTACATCTCCAGCAATGCCAGCCTGCTGGGTTTCACGCCCAAGCATCGGATCGTGGAAGCTGGCGGCAAGAAAATCGGCATCACCGGCGTACTAGGTGCCAAGGAACAGCAGAAGATCTCGAACTCGGAAGTCGAGATGGGAGATCCGATGCAAGAGTTGGCAGCCAGTTGGAACGCATTGAAAGCAGAGAACTGCGGTCTGTATGTGCTGCTTTCCCATGCTTCGCTGGAAGAAAGTCGACAGTTCGCCAAGGCCTTCCCAGGATTCCAGATTGTGGTGACCGCCGGCGGGGCAGGGGAGCCCACACTGCAGCCTGAGATTGTGGAAGGAACCAATACCCAAATGATCCAGGTTGGTACCAAAGGGATGTATGTCGGTGTGGTTGGCCTCTTCAACGATCCTCAACAGCCTTTCCGCTACGAACGTGTTGCCCTCGATGCTCGCTTCAAAGACTCGGAAGAAATGCTTCGCCTATTGGCAAGCTACCAGAAGCAATTGGAAACACTCGGCCTCGACGGGCTAGGCATTCGCCCTCAACCGCACAACAGTGGCCATACGTTTGTTGGCTCGGAAAGCTGCGAGGAGTGCCATTCGGAAGCGTACGAAGTCTGGGCAAACTCCAAGCATAGCCACGCAACCGATACGCTGGTTCATCCGCCGGAACGCTTTGAAGTTCCCCGTCACTTCGATCCCGAGTGCCTGGCCTGTCACGTGACCGGCTGGAATCCGGAACTCTATCTACCGTACCGTTCGGGTTACCTGGGTCTGGAAACGACCCCGAACATGAAGAGTGTTGGCTGCGAGAACTGCCATGGCCCAGGCTCGCATCACGTTGCCTCTCAGAATGGAGAAGGGGGCTTCACCGAAGAGCAGACCGCCATGTTCGCCAACCAGATGCGACTGCCGCTGGAATCGGCCCGCGATACGTGCCTGAAGTGCCACGACCTGGACAACAGCCCCGACTTCCACGTGAAGGGGGCATTCGAGAAGTACTGGGAAGAAATCAAGCACTAG